One region of Synechococcus elongatus PCC 11801 genomic DNA includes:
- the dxs gene encoding 1-deoxy-D-xylulose-5-phosphate synthase → MHLSEITHPNQLHGLSIAQLEQIGHQIREKHLQTVAATGGHLGPGLGVVELTLALYQTLDLDRDKVVWDVGHQAYPHKLLTGRYHDFHTLRQKDGIAGYLKRTENRFDHFGAGHASTSISAALGMALARDAQGEDYRCVAVIGDGSLTGGMALEAINHAGHLPKTRLLVVLNDNDMSISPNVGALSRYLNKIRVSEPMQLLTDGLTQGMQQIPFVGGAITQGFEPVKEGMKRLSYSKIGAVFEELGFTYMGPVDGHNLEELIATFREAHKHVGPVLVHVATTKGKGYPYAEEDQVGYHAQNPFDLATGKAKPASKPKPPSYSKVFGQTLTTLAKTDRRIVGITAAMATGTGLDILQKALPKQYIDVGIAEQHAVVLAAGMACDGMRPVVAIYSTFLQRAFDQVIHDVCIQKLPVFFCLDRAGIVGADGPTHQGMYDIAYLRLIPNMVLMAPKDEAELQRMLVTGIEHDGPIAMRFPRGNGVGVPLPEEGWESLPIGKAEQLRQGDDLLLLAYGSMVYPAMQTAELLNEHGISATVINARFAKPLDEELIVPLARQIGKVVTFEEGCLPGGFGSAIMESLQAHDVQVPVMTIGVPDLLVEHASPDESKQELGLTPRQMADRILEKFGSRQRIGAASA, encoded by the coding sequence ATGCATCTCAGCGAAATTACCCACCCCAACCAGCTTCATGGGTTGTCGATCGCTCAGCTCGAGCAAATCGGCCACCAGATTCGTGAGAAGCACCTGCAGACGGTTGCAGCAACGGGTGGACACCTCGGGCCGGGCTTAGGTGTTGTGGAACTGACTCTGGCGCTTTACCAGACGCTAGATCTCGATCGAGACAAGGTAGTTTGGGACGTTGGCCACCAAGCTTACCCCCACAAATTGCTGACGGGGCGCTATCACGACTTCCACACGCTGCGCCAAAAAGACGGCATTGCGGGCTACCTGAAGCGCACAGAAAACCGCTTCGATCATTTTGGTGCCGGTCACGCCTCCACCAGTATTTCTGCGGCCCTTGGGATGGCTTTGGCGCGGGATGCCCAAGGTGAAGACTATAGATGTGTCGCCGTGATTGGTGATGGTTCGCTCACCGGTGGCATGGCACTGGAGGCGATCAACCATGCGGGGCACCTGCCCAAAACGCGGCTGTTGGTCGTGCTGAACGACAACGACATGTCGATCTCGCCCAACGTGGGCGCACTCTCCCGTTATTTGAATAAGATTCGCGTTAGTGAGCCGATGCAATTGCTCACCGATGGCCTGACTCAAGGGATGCAGCAAATTCCCTTCGTTGGCGGCGCGATTACCCAGGGCTTTGAGCCGGTCAAGGAAGGGATGAAACGCCTTTCCTACAGCAAGATTGGGGCGGTCTTTGAAGAACTCGGCTTCACCTACATGGGGCCGGTGGATGGTCACAATCTCGAAGAGCTGATTGCCACCTTCCGCGAAGCCCACAAGCATGTGGGGCCAGTACTGGTTCACGTTGCTACGACCAAAGGCAAGGGCTATCCCTACGCCGAGGAAGATCAGGTCGGCTACCACGCTCAGAATCCCTTCGATCTCGCCACTGGCAAAGCAAAGCCTGCCTCGAAACCGAAGCCGCCGAGCTACTCCAAGGTGTTTGGCCAAACCCTGACCACACTGGCCAAGACCGATCGCCGCATTGTCGGGATTACGGCTGCGATGGCGACGGGTACTGGCCTGGACATTCTCCAGAAGGCGCTACCGAAGCAATACATCGATGTCGGCATTGCCGAGCAACATGCTGTGGTGCTGGCCGCTGGGATGGCCTGCGACGGCATGCGGCCGGTCGTAGCGATTTACTCGACCTTCTTGCAGCGGGCGTTTGACCAAGTCATTCACGACGTTTGCATTCAAAAGCTGCCGGTCTTCTTCTGCCTCGATCGCGCGGGGATTGTTGGCGCGGATGGCCCAACTCACCAAGGCATGTATGACATTGCCTACCTGCGGCTAATTCCCAACATGGTGCTGATGGCACCGAAGGATGAGGCCGAACTACAGCGGATGCTGGTGACGGGCATTGAGCATGACGGCCCGATCGCCATGCGCTTCCCGCGCGGCAACGGTGTCGGTGTACCCCTGCCGGAAGAAGGTTGGGAGTCATTGCCGATTGGCAAAGCTGAACAGCTGCGCCAAGGCGATGATCTGCTGCTGCTGGCCTATGGCTCGATGGTCTATCCGGCGATGCAAACAGCAGAACTGCTGAACGAACACGGCATTTCGGCCACGGTGATCAATGCCCGTTTTGCGAAGCCCTTGGATGAGGAGCTGATTGTGCCGCTGGCGCGCCAAATTGGCAAAGTCGTCACCTTTGAAGAAGGCTGCCTACCCGGTGGCTTTGGCTCTGCGATTATGGAGTCCTTGCAAGCGCATGACGTGCAAGTGCCGGTGATGACCATCGGCGTTCCTGACCTGCTCGTGGAACATGCCAGCCCCGATGAATCCAAGCAGGAGCTGGGTCTGACACCGCGTCAGATGGCCGATCGCATCCTCGAAAAATTTGGCAGCCGTCAGCGGATTGGTGCAGCCTCGGCTTGA
- a CDS encoding DUF760 domain-containing protein yields MVFGSDFFHSDTETLKGNALLQYLQHQSPEVMARVAKSATSDIQEIIQQNVQGLLGMLPSEGFNVQIATSRENLAGLLASAMMTGYFLRQMEQRMELDVSLLGPTVFGIQPPTADDSEDELLDDL; encoded by the coding sequence ATGGTCTTTGGTTCTGACTTTTTCCACAGCGACACAGAAACCCTTAAGGGCAATGCGCTGTTGCAGTACCTTCAGCACCAGTCACCAGAGGTGATGGCGCGGGTAGCAAAGTCGGCGACTTCGGATATTCAAGAAATCATTCAACAAAATGTTCAAGGCTTGCTAGGAATGTTGCCTAGCGAAGGCTTTAACGTTCAAATTGCTACGAGTCGAGAAAACCTCGCAGGGCTATTGGCTTCAGCCATGATGACCGGCTACTTCCTGCGTCAAATGGAGCAGCGAATGGAACTGGATGTTAGCCTCCTAGGGCCAACCGTTTTCGGTATTCAACCCCCGACAGCTGATGACTCTGAAGACGAGCTGCTGGACGATCTTTAA
- the ccmA gene encoding heme ABC exporter ATP-binding protein CcmA: MSAVVLDSVSKQFGDRTVVNQLSFAIAPGESFGLLGPNGAGKSTTIRMITTLTRPSQGQITIAGYDVQRDRDRVRSQIGVVLQQVSVKNDFTVWENLEYHGRLHHIPDRERQERIDRWLDYVELSDRRNDRVQTLSGGMKRRLQIARALLHEPSILLLDEPTVGLDPQTRRRIWEIIRDLNRQGMTVLLTTHYMEEVESLCDRIGILDGGQLIALGTLAELRRQHGEGLVVKQKGDRWDYHFFPTEAEAEHFLEAQVDKTGLMVRPSNLEDIFVELTGRSLD; this comes from the coding sequence ATGTCCGCCGTTGTTCTCGATTCGGTCTCCAAACAATTTGGCGATCGCACCGTCGTTAATCAGCTTTCGTTTGCGATCGCGCCGGGAGAATCATTTGGACTGCTAGGGCCGAACGGTGCGGGCAAATCGACCACGATTCGCATGATTACAACGCTGACTCGGCCGAGTCAGGGTCAAATCACGATCGCCGGCTACGATGTGCAGCGCGATCGCGATCGGGTGCGATCACAAATCGGCGTTGTGCTGCAGCAAGTCAGCGTCAAGAACGACTTCACCGTCTGGGAAAACCTGGAATATCACGGGCGGCTCCACCACATTCCCGATCGCGAGCGGCAGGAACGAATCGATCGCTGGCTGGACTATGTGGAGCTGAGCGATCGCCGCAACGATCGCGTTCAAACGCTTTCAGGGGGTATGAAGCGCCGCTTGCAGATCGCTCGGGCACTATTGCATGAGCCCTCGATTCTGCTCTTGGATGAGCCGACGGTTGGCCTTGACCCGCAGACCCGTCGCCGCATCTGGGAAATTATTCGCGACCTCAACCGTCAGGGCATGACTGTCCTGTTGACCACGCACTACATGGAGGAAGTCGAATCCCTCTGCGATCGCATTGGCATTTTGGATGGCGGTCAGCTCATCGCGCTGGGGACACTGGCGGAGTTGCGACGGCAACATGGCGAAGGGCTGGTCGTGAAACAGAAAGGCGATCGCTGGGACTATCACTTCTTCCCCACCGAAGCAGAAGCCGAGCATTTCCTCGAGGCCCAAGTCGACAAAACTGGCTTGATGGTGCGTCCCTCCAACCTCGAAGATATTTTTGTGGAACTGACAGGTCGCAGTCTCGATTGA
- the cimA gene encoding citramalate synthase — protein sequence MTRPASAAIAVYDTTLRDGAQREGLSLSLEDKLRIAHCLDRLGVKFIEGGWPGANPKDVQFFWELQQRPLQQAEVIAFCSTRRPNQVAEEDELLKALLAAGTTWVTIFGKSWDLHVVEGLKTSLDENLAMISDSIAYLRRCDRHVIYDAEHWFDGYLANPDYALQTLGAAVEAGAEWIVLCDTNGGCLPHQISEIVAAVLDRFPMLAPDRDGPQLGIHTHNDSETAVANAIAAVQAGARMVHGTINGYGERCGNANLCSVIPNLQLKLGYDCVSTEQLTQLTATSRLVSEIVNLAPDDHAAYVGQSAFAHKGGIHVSAVERNPLTYEHIRPEQVGNLRRIVISEQSGLSNVLAKARSFGLDLQRNDPACRDLLARLKDLESQGYQFEAAEASFDLLMREATGDRPHFFDLKDFHVHCSKQRQELNALATVKVAVAGRDILESAEGNGPVSALDAALRKAIGSFYPAVMQFHLSDYKVRILDGAAGTSAKTRVLVESSNGSQRWSTVGVSGNIIEASYQAVVEGIEYGLLLQQQAPLQAVEKP from the coding sequence ATGACTCGGCCAGCCTCTGCCGCGATCGCGGTCTACGACACGACCCTGCGCGATGGCGCCCAGCGAGAGGGCTTGTCGCTGTCGCTAGAAGACAAGCTGCGAATTGCTCACTGCCTCGATCGCCTCGGGGTGAAGTTCATTGAGGGCGGCTGGCCTGGGGCTAATCCGAAGGACGTGCAGTTTTTCTGGGAGTTGCAACAGCGACCGCTTCAGCAAGCGGAGGTTATCGCTTTCTGCTCTACCCGTCGCCCCAATCAGGTTGCGGAAGAGGATGAGCTGCTCAAAGCCCTGCTAGCAGCGGGCACGACTTGGGTAACAATCTTTGGCAAGTCGTGGGATCTGCATGTTGTCGAAGGACTGAAAACCAGCCTGGATGAGAACCTGGCGATGATCAGCGACAGCATCGCCTACCTACGGCGCTGCGATCGCCATGTCATTTACGACGCTGAACATTGGTTTGATGGCTACTTGGCGAATCCTGACTATGCGCTGCAAACCTTAGGAGCAGCCGTTGAAGCTGGAGCAGAGTGGATCGTCCTCTGCGACACCAATGGCGGCTGTCTTCCCCACCAGATCAGTGAAATTGTGGCGGCGGTACTCGATCGCTTCCCGATGCTGGCGCCCGATCGCGACGGCCCTCAACTGGGCATCCACACCCACAATGATTCCGAGACTGCTGTGGCCAATGCGATCGCAGCAGTTCAAGCGGGCGCTCGCATGGTGCACGGCACAATCAATGGCTACGGCGAACGCTGCGGCAATGCCAATCTCTGTTCGGTCATTCCCAACCTGCAGCTTAAGCTCGGCTACGACTGCGTTTCGACTGAGCAACTAACGCAGTTGACGGCAACCAGCCGCTTAGTCAGCGAGATCGTCAATCTCGCACCAGATGATCACGCCGCCTACGTTGGTCAGTCGGCCTTCGCCCACAAGGGCGGCATCCACGTCAGCGCGGTGGAGCGCAACCCCCTCACTTATGAACACATTCGCCCCGAGCAAGTTGGGAACCTGCGCCGCATCGTTATTTCTGAGCAATCCGGACTCAGCAATGTCCTCGCCAAAGCCCGTAGTTTCGGGCTGGATCTGCAGCGCAACGATCCGGCCTGTCGCGATCTGCTGGCTCGCCTCAAAGACCTCGAGAGCCAGGGCTACCAGTTTGAAGCAGCGGAGGCCAGCTTTGATCTGCTGATGCGGGAAGCGACGGGCGATCGCCCGCACTTTTTTGACCTCAAGGATTTCCACGTCCATTGCAGCAAGCAGCGGCAGGAGCTGAATGCTTTGGCGACGGTCAAAGTTGCCGTCGCAGGTCGCGACATTTTGGAATCGGCCGAGGGCAATGGCCCCGTTTCTGCGCTAGATGCGGCTCTGCGCAAGGCGATCGGCAGCTTCTATCCTGCCGTGATGCAATTCCACCTTTCGGACTATAAGGTGCGGATTTTGGATGGGGCGGCAGGCACTTCGGCTAAAACCCGCGTCTTAGTCGAGTCGAGTAATGGATCGCAGCGCTGGTCGACTGTTGGCGTCTCGGGCAACATCATCGAAGCCTCCTATCAAGCCGTCGTGGAAGGCATCGAATACGGCCTGCTCTTACAACAGCAAGCGCCCCTGCAGGCAGTCGAAAAGCCCTAG
- a CDS encoding MAPEG family protein: MIPPSIAVVSAVALILYQVLAFNVGRARVRYQVKPPQVSGPPEFERVYRVQQNTLEQLVFFLPSLWLFAGFVNVTAAASFGGIWIFGRILYAWGYYQAPEKRGPGFGISFLAAAVLAIGALIGSLLALIQPAA; encoded by the coding sequence GTGATCCCCCCGTCAATTGCTGTTGTTTCTGCTGTCGCGCTGATTCTCTATCAGGTTCTGGCCTTCAATGTTGGGCGCGCTCGGGTGCGCTATCAGGTCAAGCCGCCGCAAGTCAGCGGGCCACCCGAGTTTGAACGGGTTTATCGCGTTCAGCAAAATACGCTGGAGCAATTGGTCTTTTTCCTGCCTAGCCTGTGGTTGTTTGCAGGCTTCGTCAATGTGACTGCTGCAGCTAGTTTTGGTGGCATCTGGATCTTCGGTCGCATCCTCTACGCTTGGGGCTACTATCAAGCCCCCGAGAAACGAGGTCCCGGTTTTGGCATCAGTTTCTTGGCCGCCGCTGTGCTGGCGATCGGTGCTTTGATCGGCAGCTTGCTCGCCCTGATTCAGCCTGCCGCCTAA
- the psbA gene encoding photosystem II q(b) protein, translating to MTSILREQRRESVWDRFCDWVTSTDNRLYVGWFGVLMIPTLLTATICFIVAFIAAPPVDIDGIREPVAGSLMYGNNIISGAVVPSSNAIGLHFYPIWEAASLDEWLYNGGPYQLVVFHFLLGISCYMGRQWELSYRLGMRPWICVAYSAPLSAAFAVFLIYPIGQGSFSDGMPLGISGTFNFMFVFQAEHNILMHPFHMLGVAGVFGGSLFSAMHGSLVTSSLVRETTETESQNYGYKFGQEEETYNIVAAHGYFGRLIFQYASFNNSRSLHFFLGAWPVVGIWFTSMGISTMAFNLNGFNFNQSVLDSQGKVINTWADVLNRANLGMEVMHERNAHNFPLDLASGAEAPVALTAPAIHG from the coding sequence ATGACCAGCATTCTTCGCGAGCAACGTCGCGAAAGCGTTTGGGATCGGTTTTGTGACTGGGTGACCAGCACCGACAACCGCCTCTATGTGGGCTGGTTCGGCGTGTTGATGATCCCCACCCTGCTGACCGCCACCATCTGCTTCATCGTTGCGTTCATCGCAGCACCTCCCGTCGACATCGACGGCATCCGCGAGCCTGTTGCCGGCTCCCTCATGTATGGCAACAACATCATCTCCGGCGCAGTTGTTCCTTCCAGCAACGCCATCGGCCTGCATTTTTATCCGATTTGGGAAGCCGCTAGCCTCGACGAGTGGCTCTACAACGGTGGCCCTTACCAGCTCGTAGTGTTCCACTTCTTGCTGGGTATCAGCTGCTACATGGGTCGTCAATGGGAACTGTCGTACCGCCTTGGTATGCGCCCCTGGATCTGTGTTGCCTACAGCGCTCCCCTCTCGGCTGCTTTCGCTGTCTTCCTGATCTACCCGATCGGCCAAGGTTCGTTTTCGGACGGCATGCCTTTGGGTATCAGCGGCACCTTCAACTTCATGTTCGTGTTCCAAGCTGAGCACAACATCTTGATGCACCCCTTCCACATGCTCGGCGTTGCCGGCGTGTTCGGTGGCTCGCTATTTTCGGCAATGCACGGTTCGCTCGTGACCAGCTCACTGGTGCGGGAAACCACTGAAACCGAAAGCCAAAACTATGGCTACAAATTCGGCCAAGAAGAAGAGACCTACAACATCGTGGCAGCCCACGGTTACTTCGGTCGCTTGATCTTCCAATATGCTTCATTCAACAACAGCCGCTCGCTGCACTTCTTCTTGGGTGCATGGCCGGTTGTGGGCATCTGGTTTACCTCCATGGGCATCAGCACCATGGCGTTCAACCTGAACGGCTTCAACTTCAACCAATCGGTCTTGGATAGCCAAGGCAAAGTCATTAATACCTGGGCAGACGTGCTGAACCGCGCCAACCTGGGTATGGAAGTGATGCACGAGCGCAATGCTCACAACTTCCCGCTGGACTTAGCTTCGGGTGCTGAAGCACCTGTGGCTCTGACGGCTCCGGCTATTCACGGTTAA
- a CDS encoding DUF1257 domain-containing protein: MSHFSTLRTKISDAVILKQSLRDLGIAVQENADVRGYNGQRVRADLVATLEGDYDLGWSRNSDGSFDLIADLWGVAKKHNQTELINAINQKYAVNKTLAEVKRPGLSNANVKLVLQ; the protein is encoded by the coding sequence ATGTCTCACTTCAGTACCCTTCGCACCAAGATCAGTGATGCTGTGATCCTGAAGCAGTCGCTGCGCGATCTCGGAATTGCGGTGCAAGAAAATGCCGACGTGCGGGGCTATAACGGCCAGCGCGTGCGGGCTGACTTGGTTGCCACGCTGGAAGGCGACTACGATCTGGGCTGGTCGCGCAATAGCGATGGCTCCTTCGATTTGATCGCTGACCTTTGGGGCGTAGCCAAAAAGCACAATCAGACTGAGCTGATCAATGCGATCAACCAAAAATACGCCGTCAACAAAACCTTGGCTGAGGTCAAACGGCCTGGTCTAAGCAATGCCAACGTCAAGCTGGTGTTGCAATAA
- a CDS encoding peptide ligase PGM1-related protein gives MDAVQQSFQQLQNELRRDWCGLESGGLTSDYDILVVPSLSLDAHELQKISGVLFYEERLLFSLIRLRDPRTRVIYVTSEPLPPLVIDYYLQLLPGIPFSHARDRLLLLSTCDSSLKPLTQKILERPRLLERIRRALRPGSSFMTCFNSSPLERELSVALRVPLFAADPDLLEWGTKAGSRSLFAECGLPHPAGSPLMDSVEDLAAAAAELWQDQPQAQRFVIKLNQGFSGEGNALLDLRPIAQQSPDRVGLTAASQAIAQQFPVMRFQAAHETWQNFKGRIADLGAIAELFIEGEVKRSPSVQGCIHPSGQVEILSTHDQILGGPDGQIYLGCRFPADPAYRLQLQTWGQKIGEALAERGALERFGVDFVAVHQGGDHWELEAIEINLRKGGTTHPFMTLKYLTNGYYDRQTGQFCSELGQPKSYVATDNLQSPRYRGLLPQDLMDIIAANQLHFDSSTKTGTVFHLMGCLSQYGKLGLTSIGNSPEQAQAIYDEVVAVLDRETDPATSPTGSALPLTWAV, from the coding sequence ATGGATGCCGTGCAACAGTCGTTTCAGCAACTGCAAAATGAGCTGCGTCGCGATTGGTGTGGGCTGGAATCGGGTGGATTGACCAGTGACTACGACATTCTGGTCGTCCCCTCCCTTAGCCTCGATGCCCATGAGCTCCAGAAAATTTCAGGCGTTCTGTTTTACGAGGAACGTCTGCTGTTTTCCTTGATTCGACTGCGCGATCCGCGGACTCGCGTCATTTATGTCACCTCGGAGCCATTGCCGCCCTTGGTGATTGACTACTACCTGCAACTGCTGCCGGGCATTCCCTTCTCCCATGCCCGCGATCGCCTGCTGCTGCTCTCGACTTGCGATTCCTCACTCAAACCACTGACGCAAAAAATTCTGGAGCGACCCCGCCTACTGGAGCGGATTCGTCGCGCACTGCGCCCCGGTAGCTCATTTATGACTTGCTTCAACAGCAGTCCGCTGGAACGGGAACTGTCAGTCGCCCTGCGGGTACCTTTGTTTGCCGCCGATCCGGATTTATTGGAATGGGGCACCAAGGCAGGGAGCCGATCGCTCTTTGCAGAATGCGGGCTGCCCCATCCAGCAGGCAGTCCACTGATGGATAGTGTGGAAGATCTGGCAGCAGCAGCAGCTGAACTCTGGCAAGACCAGCCCCAAGCTCAGCGCTTTGTGATCAAGCTCAATCAAGGCTTTTCCGGTGAAGGGAATGCGTTGCTGGATTTACGCCCGATCGCTCAACAATCACCCGATCGCGTTGGCTTAACCGCTGCCAGTCAGGCGATCGCCCAGCAGTTCCCGGTGATGCGCTTTCAGGCTGCTCATGAAACTTGGCAGAACTTCAAGGGACGAATTGCCGATTTGGGCGCGATCGCCGAATTATTCATTGAAGGCGAAGTGAAGCGATCGCCCAGTGTCCAAGGCTGCATCCATCCCAGTGGGCAAGTGGAAATTCTCTCGACCCACGATCAAATTTTGGGCGGGCCAGATGGACAAATTTATTTAGGTTGTCGCTTTCCTGCCGATCCGGCCTATCGACTGCAGTTACAGACCTGGGGGCAAAAAATCGGTGAAGCTCTGGCTGAACGCGGCGCGTTAGAGCGGTTTGGTGTCGATTTTGTTGCGGTGCATCAGGGCGGCGATCACTGGGAACTAGAGGCGATTGAAATCAACCTAAGGAAGGGTGGCACGACCCATCCCTTCATGACCCTCAAGTATTTAACAAACGGCTACTACGATCGCCAGACTGGTCAGTTTTGCAGTGAACTCGGCCAACCCAAGTCCTACGTCGCAACAGATAACCTGCAATCGCCGCGCTATCGCGGACTGCTGCCGCAAGACCTGATGGACATCATCGCGGCCAACCAACTCCACTTCGATAGCAGCACCAAAACGGGCACTGTGTTTCACCTCATGGGTTGCCTGTCGCAGTACGGCAAGCTAGGACTCACGAGCATTGGTAACAGTCCCGAGCAGGCACAAGCCATTTATGACGAAGTAGTGGCGGTGCTCGATCGCGAAACCGACCCGGCCACCAGCCCCACCGGTTCTGCCCTGCCACTCACTTGGGCTGTCTGA
- the bioB gene encoding biotin synthase BioB, whose product MEAIRHDWPLDEIEALLNTPLLELVHRAQTVHRDYQPVNAIQLATLLSVKTGGCSENCAYCPQSAHYNTEVDPQFTLPIETVLEQAERAKAAGASRFCMGWAWREIRDGAQFDAMLEMVQGVRQLGLEACVTAGMLSDRQAERLAEAGLTAYNHNLDTSPEFYGEIISTRTYSDRLATLERVRQAGISVCCGGIIGMGEGQRDRAGLLQVLATLDPHPESVPINALVPVEGTPLGDRDRLDPLDLVRMCAVARILMPKARVRLSAGRTALSREAQVLCFMAGANSIFYGDTLLTTANPACEADRQLLADIGAQALEVVTA is encoded by the coding sequence ATGGAAGCTATCCGCCACGACTGGCCCCTCGACGAAATCGAAGCCCTTCTCAACACACCACTCCTCGAGTTAGTCCATCGTGCGCAAACGGTGCATCGCGACTATCAACCCGTTAATGCCATCCAACTGGCAACGTTGCTCAGCGTCAAAACCGGCGGTTGCAGCGAAAACTGCGCCTATTGTCCTCAGTCAGCTCACTACAACACTGAGGTCGATCCTCAATTCACCTTGCCGATCGAAACCGTTTTAGAACAGGCGGAACGCGCCAAAGCGGCTGGTGCTAGCCGTTTTTGCATGGGCTGGGCTTGGCGCGAGATCCGTGACGGCGCCCAGTTCGACGCCATGCTGGAGATGGTCCAAGGCGTGCGTCAGTTGGGGCTCGAAGCTTGTGTCACTGCTGGCATGCTCAGCGATCGCCAAGCCGAGCGACTGGCAGAAGCGGGGCTCACTGCCTACAACCACAATCTCGATACAAGTCCCGAATTTTACGGCGAAATCATCTCGACCCGCACCTACTCCGATCGCCTCGCCACTTTGGAACGGGTGCGGCAAGCGGGCATCAGTGTTTGCTGCGGCGGCATCATTGGCATGGGTGAAGGGCAGCGCGATCGCGCTGGATTGCTGCAGGTTCTTGCAACCCTCGATCCTCATCCTGAGAGTGTGCCGATCAATGCCCTAGTGCCAGTTGAAGGAACTCCTCTAGGCGATCGCGATCGCCTCGATCCACTGGATTTGGTGCGGATGTGCGCCGTCGCTCGGATTTTGATGCCGAAAGCACGGGTTCGCCTTAGCGCCGGTCGCACCGCCCTCAGCCGCGAAGCGCAAGTCCTCTGCTTCATGGCAGGTGCCAACTCGATCTTCTACGGCGACACCCTGCTGACCACGGCAAACCCAGCCTGCGAAGCTGATCGCCAACTCCTCGCCGACATCGGTGCCCAAGCGCTTGAGGTGGTGACTGCTTAG
- the scpB gene encoding SMC-Scp complex subunit ScpB, protein MAVSLAARIEAILYLKGQPLSLATIAEHAKCDRDAAADALLQLMDDYAHRDSALELLEDERGFCLQLRPALQELVHELLPVDLSTGSLRTLAAIALKGRIAQTDLVDLRGSGAYQQVQELVEQGFVQKRRQSNGRSYWLEVTEKFHQYFQTEGTNLEALIPARSQPTDEVIAESTDDPDREVESRT, encoded by the coding sequence ATGGCGGTTTCTCTGGCGGCTCGGATTGAAGCCATCCTCTACCTCAAGGGTCAGCCCCTCAGCTTGGCCACGATCGCCGAGCATGCCAAATGCGATCGCGATGCCGCTGCGGATGCGCTGCTGCAACTGATGGATGACTATGCCCATCGCGACAGTGCGCTGGAGCTGCTAGAAGATGAGCGGGGCTTCTGTCTGCAGTTGCGCCCCGCCTTGCAGGAACTGGTTCATGAACTACTGCCGGTTGATCTCAGCACGGGTAGTTTGCGAACACTGGCTGCGATCGCCCTCAAAGGCCGCATTGCTCAGACTGATCTAGTGGACCTGCGCGGTTCAGGCGCCTATCAGCAGGTGCAAGAACTGGTGGAACAGGGCTTTGTCCAAAAGCGGCGCCAATCCAATGGCCGCTCCTACTGGCTGGAAGTCACGGAAAAGTTTCATCAATATTTTCAAACTGAGGGCACCAATTTAGAAGCGCTGATTCCGGCGCGATCGCAGCCCACTGATGAAGTAATTGCCGAAAGTACTGACGATCCTGACCGAGAAGTTGAGTCACGAACCTGA